A section of the Solitalea canadensis DSM 3403 genome encodes:
- a CDS encoding cation diffusion facilitator family transporter translates to MKTPKSLIIVAIIVSVVLMVTKFLAYFLTGSTVILTDAAESIVNIVGSGFAFYSIYLSSKPRDKNHPYGHGKVEFFAAGVEGVLIFVAGILICVKACFAIVAPQPIKELGLGSILIASTGLVNYILGYILIKNGKKINSLTLEADGKHLQTDAFSSLGVIIGIALIYFTNVLIIDGVLSLMIGGYIIFNGYKLVRKFVAGLMDEADFDLLEKVVAQLNVNRRKEWIDIHNLRVQQYGADIHVDCHVTLPWYFDLQRVHEEVSCIDKMVAKDSEGTVEFFIHADPCLPQCCHYCKVENCPVRTEEYRKEIEWTVDILMENQKHFAV, encoded by the coding sequence TTGAAAACACCTAAGAGCTTAATAATAGTTGCAATTATTGTTTCTGTGGTATTAATGGTGACCAAATTTTTGGCCTATTTTTTAACAGGATCAACCGTAATCTTAACAGATGCCGCTGAAAGTATCGTTAACATTGTAGGAAGCGGGTTTGCGTTCTACAGCATTTACCTTTCGTCGAAACCCCGAGATAAAAATCACCCTTATGGTCATGGTAAAGTAGAGTTTTTTGCCGCAGGAGTAGAGGGTGTGCTCATTTTTGTGGCTGGTATATTAATCTGTGTTAAAGCTTGTTTTGCGATTGTGGCTCCGCAACCGATAAAAGAGCTTGGTTTGGGTTCAATACTTATTGCATCAACCGGATTGGTTAACTATATTCTTGGCTATATTTTAATTAAGAATGGTAAAAAAATTAATTCACTTACACTCGAAGCCGATGGAAAACATTTACAAACAGATGCTTTTAGCAGTTTGGGAGTTATAATAGGTATAGCGCTTATCTATTTCACCAATGTCTTAATTATTGATGGTGTTCTCTCTTTGATGATTGGTGGATATATCATTTTTAACGGCTACAAACTGGTGCGAAAATTCGTAGCAGGATTGATGGATGAAGCTGATTTTGATTTGCTCGAAAAAGTAGTAGCCCAGTTAAATGTAAATCGAAGAAAGGAGTGGATTGACATTCATAACCTTCGTGTACAGCAATACGGAGCTGATATTCATGTCGACTGTCATGTTACTTTGCCTTGGTATTTTGACCTTCAGCGTGTGCATGAAGAAGTTTCATGCATTGATAAAATGGTTGCGAAAGATTCGGAAGGAACGGTAGAATTCTTTATTCATGCTGATCCATGTTTACCTCAGTGTTGTCATTACTGTAAAGTAGAAAACTGTCCTGTTAGAACGGAAGAATACCGTAAGGAAATTGAATGGACTGTTGATATTTTAATGGAAAATCAGAAACATTTTGCTGTTT
- a CDS encoding pyridoxal phosphate-dependent aminotransferase: protein MSVQLSERINRLEESATILMAKKARELASQGVDVINLSLGEPDFTTPKHILEATKTALDGAYTFYTPVAGYLDLRQAVAAKLKNENGLDYAADQIVVSTGAKQSLTNAVMALVNPEEEVIIPTPYWVSYSEMVKLAEGESVFIPSSVESNFKITPAQLEAAITPKSKLFMFSSPCNPTGSVYTKEELAELVKVFEKHPQIYIISDEIYEHINFGAAHASIASFESVKDRVIIINGFSKGFAMTGWRLGYLAASKPIAAACDKLQSQITSATCSIAKRAALAALTSDMTPTYEMREAFRKRRDLVYNLIKDMKGLKVNLPEGAFYFFPDVSYFFGKSYEGKAINNSSDLSLLLLSEAHVSTVSGDSFGDPNSIRFSYATSEDKLIEAVRRISAFLEKVK, encoded by the coding sequence ATGAGCGTACAACTGTCAGAGCGTATTAACCGACTTGAAGAATCTGCCACCATCTTGATGGCAAAAAAAGCACGTGAACTGGCTTCACAAGGTGTTGATGTTATTAATTTAAGCTTGGGTGAACCTGATTTCACTACTCCAAAACATATTCTTGAAGCAACAAAAACTGCGTTAGATGGTGCTTATACCTTCTACACTCCTGTTGCAGGTTATTTAGACCTTCGTCAGGCAGTTGCCGCTAAATTAAAGAACGAAAACGGATTGGATTATGCAGCTGACCAGATTGTAGTTTCAACAGGTGCAAAACAATCATTGACTAACGCTGTAATGGCATTGGTTAACCCAGAAGAAGAAGTAATTATTCCTACTCCATACTGGGTTTCGTATTCTGAAATGGTGAAGCTGGCTGAAGGAGAAAGTGTTTTCATCCCTAGTTCTGTAGAAAGTAATTTCAAGATCACTCCTGCACAGCTTGAAGCAGCTATCACTCCGAAATCAAAACTATTCATGTTCTCTTCTCCTTGTAACCCAACAGGTTCGGTTTACACTAAAGAAGAATTGGCTGAATTGGTTAAAGTATTTGAAAAACACCCTCAGATCTATATCATTTCTGATGAGATCTATGAGCATATTAACTTTGGTGCAGCCCACGCAAGTATTGCTTCTTTTGAGAGCGTAAAAGACCGTGTAATTATTATCAATGGCTTCTCAAAAGGTTTTGCAATGACCGGATGGCGTTTGGGTTACCTTGCGGCTTCTAAACCAATTGCAGCTGCTTGTGATAAATTGCAAAGTCAGATTACCTCAGCTACTTGCTCTATTGCAAAACGTGCGGCTTTAGCAGCATTAACCTCTGATATGACTCCTACTTACGAAATGCGCGAAGCATTCCGTAAACGTCGTGATTTGGTTTATAACCTGATTAAAGACATGAAAGGTTTAAAAGTAAATCTTCCTGAAGGAGCATTTTATTTCTTCCCTGACGTAAGTTATTTCTTCGGAAAGTCTTATGAAGGAAAGGCGATCAATAATTCAAGTGATTTGAGTTTATTATTGTTAAGCGAAGCTCACGTATCAACTGTTAGTGGCGATTCATTTGGTGATCCGAATTCGATTCGTTTCTCTTATGCTACTTCGGAAGACAAACTAATTGAAGCAGTTAGACGTATTTCTGCATTTTTAGAAAAAGTGAAATAA
- a CDS encoding bifunctional heptose 7-phosphate kinase/heptose 1-phosphate adenyltransferase, translating to MKELFKKLEHQTILIIGDVMIDSYLWGNVERISPEAPVPILSVTKRENRLGGAANVALNILAMGAKPVICSVIGDDEHSTTFLNLLNDQNISSAGIVKSQNRVTTIKTRLIGHHQQMLRVDTEMTKDVTKHETDELISKIAQLIGTQKIDAIIFEDYDKGVITHRLIEQIVELAQEQNIPTIVDPKKKNFLHYKNVTLFKPNLKELREGLKIDVDARDNQQLTEAIELLKQKLNAKMVMVTLSELGIYINSNEEKVLIPAHIRDISDVSGAGDTVVSVAALGLAAGLTPSKFTALANLAGGLVCEKLGVVPIDKEQLLAEAKKHL from the coding sequence ATGAAGGAACTATTCAAAAAACTTGAACACCAAACGATATTAATTATTGGCGATGTAATGATCGACTCTTACTTATGGGGAAATGTTGAACGTATCTCGCCAGAGGCTCCAGTTCCAATTTTATCCGTAACAAAAAGAGAAAATCGCTTAGGGGGCGCAGCAAACGTTGCCCTTAATATTTTAGCGATGGGTGCAAAACCTGTCATTTGTTCTGTAATTGGTGATGATGAACATTCAACCACATTTCTGAATTTACTGAATGATCAGAATATCAGCAGTGCTGGCATTGTTAAAAGCCAAAATCGGGTTACTACAATTAAAACGCGATTAATCGGTCATCATCAGCAAATGTTACGTGTAGATACCGAAATGACCAAAGACGTAACAAAGCATGAAACTGATGAATTGATTTCAAAAATTGCACAGCTAATCGGTACCCAAAAAATCGATGCTATTATTTTTGAAGATTATGATAAAGGCGTAATTACGCATCGTCTTATTGAGCAAATTGTTGAATTGGCTCAAGAGCAAAATATTCCGACGATTGTTGATCCTAAGAAGAAAAACTTCCTTCACTATAAGAATGTAACGTTGTTTAAACCTAACCTGAAAGAATTACGTGAAGGTTTAAAGATTGATGTGGACGCCAGGGATAACCAGCAGCTTACGGAGGCTATTGAGCTCTTAAAGCAAAAATTAAATGCCAAAATGGTGATGGTTACACTTTCTGAATTAGGCATCTACATTAATAGTAATGAAGAAAAAGTATTAATTCCTGCACATATACGTGATATTTCGGATGTTTCGGGTGCTGGTGATACGGTAGTTAGTGTTGCAGCATTAGGTTTAGCCGCTGGCTTAACTCCTTCAAAATTCACTGCTTTGGCAAACCTGGCAGGTGGCCTGGTATGTGAGAAATTAGGCGTAGTCCCAATTGATAAAGAGCAATTGTTAGCAGAAGCAAAAAAACATTTATAG
- a CDS encoding ABC transporter permease, whose product MIYLRLIKESFAFAFEALRTNKLRTFLSLLGITIGILTIISILTAVDALKRNVRASIDKLGSNTMIIEKWPMLFQDDYPWWKFINRKPVDEKDYNALMPRVKTVDAAAFYTVTGGKTIKYKSNTAEGAYMLGVTYDMDKVYTLEIEQGRYFTQNEAQSGKALAILGHEIANGVFKNESPIGKEIKIGNFKATVIGVLKKEGTSILNFTEDDNCVYIPLNFAKNMINPKDERNDPRIMLKGKTDIPESEVEAELKSVMRSIRRLNPQQEDDFAVNKVTVLANQIDGLFAVMNMAGLVIGGFSILVGGFGIANIMFVSVKERTHIIGIQKSLGAKNFFILLQFLVESIALCLIGGLIGMAIVFGLSAVATSLLGIDFSVNIGNVLTGVGISLGIGTLAGFIPAFTASRLDPVEAIRSK is encoded by the coding sequence ATGATCTATCTGCGTTTAATTAAAGAAAGTTTTGCCTTCGCCTTTGAGGCGCTTAGGACAAACAAACTTCGTACCTTTCTTTCGCTCTTGGGTATTACCATCGGTATTCTTACAATCATTTCCATTTTAACGGCTGTTGATGCCTTAAAACGTAATGTTCGGGCCAGCATTGATAAGTTGGGCAGCAATACAATGATTATAGAAAAATGGCCAATGTTGTTTCAAGATGACTACCCTTGGTGGAAGTTTATCAATCGGAAGCCTGTAGATGAAAAGGATTATAATGCATTGATGCCTCGGGTTAAAACAGTCGATGCAGCTGCATTTTATACTGTTACCGGAGGAAAGACAATTAAATATAAAAGCAACACTGCCGAAGGTGCTTATATGTTGGGTGTAACGTATGATATGGATAAAGTTTATACGTTAGAAATCGAACAGGGCCGTTATTTTACCCAGAATGAAGCTCAGAGTGGAAAAGCACTGGCCATTTTAGGCCATGAAATTGCCAACGGTGTGTTTAAGAATGAAAGCCCAATTGGAAAAGAAATCAAAATAGGAAACTTTAAAGCAACAGTTATTGGTGTTTTAAAGAAAGAAGGAACATCAATTTTGAATTTCACGGAAGATGATAACTGTGTCTATATTCCGTTGAATTTTGCCAAGAACATGATCAATCCTAAAGACGAACGCAACGATCCAAGGATTATGTTAAAGGGAAAAACAGACATTCCGGAATCAGAGGTTGAAGCAGAGTTAAAAAGTGTAATGCGTTCGATCAGAAGATTAAATCCACAACAAGAGGATGATTTTGCTGTGAATAAGGTCACAGTGTTAGCCAACCAAATAGATGGTTTATTTGCTGTAATGAATATGGCAGGTTTGGTGATAGGTGGTTTTTCTATTTTGGTAGGTGGTTTTGGTATTGCTAATATTATGTTTGTTTCTGTTAAAGAACGTACTCACATCATTGGCATTCAAAAATCCTTAGGGGCCAAAAATTTCTTTATCCTGTTGCAATTTCTGGTTGAATCTATCGCATTGTGTTTAATTGGCGGATTGATTGGAATGGCCATCGTTTTTGGACTTAGCGCCGTGGCAACAAGTCTGCTGGGTATAGATTTTAGCGTAAATATTGGAAATGTTCTTACAGGGGTAGGCATTTCATTGGGAATAGGAACCCTAGCAGGTTTTATCCCTGCATTTACCGCATCAAGATTAGATCCGGTAGAAGCGATAAGATCTAAATAA
- the queA gene encoding tRNA preQ1(34) S-adenosylmethionine ribosyltransferase-isomerase QueA has protein sequence MKLSQFSFHLPESLVAHKPSETRDEARLMVLHKDSGKIEHKIFKDVLDYFDDKDVMILNNTKVFPARMYGNKEKTGAQIEVFLLRELNREMRLWDVLVDPARKIRVGNKLYFGDNDLLIAEVVDNTTSRGRTIRFLFDGTDEEFREAIEILGETPLPKYIKRKATAEDKERYQTVFAKNEGAVAAPTAGLHFSRELLKRLELKGVDFAEVTLHVGLGTFRPVEVEDLTKHKMDSEHFIIEQKDADIVNHALEQKRRICAVGTTSMRAIESAVSASRTLKAANEWTSKFIFPPYDFSIANTMITNFHTPESTLLMMVAAFGGYEHVMNAYEVAVKEKYHFYSYGDAMLII, from the coding sequence ATGAAATTATCGCAATTTAGTTTCCACTTACCGGAGTCATTAGTTGCCCACAAACCTTCCGAAACCCGCGACGAAGCACGCTTGATGGTCTTACACAAAGATTCAGGTAAGATTGAGCATAAAATTTTTAAAGACGTTTTAGATTATTTTGATGATAAAGACGTAATGATTCTTAATAATACCAAAGTATTTCCTGCCCGTATGTACGGCAACAAGGAAAAAACCGGTGCCCAAATCGAAGTTTTTTTATTACGTGAATTAAACAGGGAAATGCGACTGTGGGACGTATTGGTTGACCCGGCACGTAAAATCCGTGTCGGTAATAAATTATATTTCGGTGATAACGATTTATTAATCGCAGAAGTTGTTGACAATACTACTTCACGCGGTCGTACTATCCGTTTCCTTTTTGATGGAACTGATGAAGAATTCCGTGAGGCAATTGAAATCTTAGGAGAAACACCTCTTCCTAAATACATTAAACGTAAAGCTACTGCTGAAGATAAAGAGCGCTACCAAACAGTATTCGCTAAGAATGAAGGTGCTGTTGCAGCCCCTACTGCCGGTTTGCACTTTAGTCGTGAGTTATTAAAACGTTTAGAATTAAAAGGTGTTGATTTCGCTGAAGTAACCTTACACGTTGGTTTAGGAACTTTCCGCCCGGTAGAGGTTGAAGACTTAACTAAACACAAAATGGATTCAGAGCACTTTATCATTGAACAGAAAGATGCTGATATTGTGAATCATGCTTTAGAACAAAAGAGAAGAATTTGTGCGGTAGGTACCACCAGTATGCGTGCTATTGAATCTGCTGTTTCGGCTAGCAGAACGTTGAAAGCAGCTAACGAGTGGACTAGTAAATTTATCTTCCCTCCTTACGATTTCAGCATTGCAAATACAATGATTACCAACTTCCATACGCCTGAATCAACATTATTAATGATGGTAGCAGCATTTGGCGGTTATGAACATGTAATGAATGCTTATGAAGTGGCTGTTAAAGAAAAGTATCATTTCTATAGCTATGGAGATGCAATGTTAATTATATAA
- a CDS encoding 2-C-methyl-D-erythritol 4-phosphate cytidylyltransferase, protein MTYYAIIVAGGTGSRMGAQVPKQFLELKGLPILMHSIKAFYQWPLVPKIILVMHPDYHEHWKKLCDEHKFTTPHTLISGGKTRFESVKNGLSVISSPGIVAVHDAVRPLADHEFITRLFQQAQQNGNAIPAVKCRDSIRKVENGVSVSLNREHYYLVQTPQCFTTELLLQAYEQPFREEFTDDASVVEAMGTKILLAEGEYKNIKITYPEDLIFAEAIMRG, encoded by the coding sequence ATGACCTATTACGCAATTATCGTTGCAGGCGGAACGGGCTCACGTATGGGAGCACAAGTTCCTAAACAGTTTCTTGAGTTAAAGGGCTTACCTATTTTAATGCACAGCATTAAAGCGTTCTATCAATGGCCCTTAGTTCCTAAAATTATTTTAGTAATGCACCCCGATTATCACGAGCATTGGAAAAAGCTTTGTGATGAACATAAATTCACTACTCCACATACACTTATCTCCGGCGGAAAAACTCGTTTTGAATCTGTAAAAAATGGACTTTCGGTCATTAGTTCTCCTGGAATTGTTGCAGTGCATGATGCGGTAAGACCTCTAGCCGATCATGAATTTATTACCCGACTATTTCAGCAAGCACAACAAAATGGAAATGCTATCCCGGCAGTAAAATGCCGCGACTCCATCCGTAAGGTTGAAAATGGTGTTTCAGTAAGTTTAAATCGTGAACATTATTACTTAGTGCAAACACCGCAATGTTTTACCACAGAGCTTCTTTTACAGGCTTATGAACAACCTTTTAGAGAGGAATTTACAGATGATGCAAGTGTGGTAGAGGCTATGGGGACTAAAATACTATTGGCTGAAGGAGAATATAAGAACATTAAAATTACTTATCCTGAGGACCTGATATTTGCAGAAGCGATAATGAGAGGATAA
- a CDS encoding DUF2795 domain-containing protein: MYWTLELASHLEDAPWPATKDELIDYAIRSGAPVEVIENLQALEDDGEPYETIEEVWPDYPTKDDFLFNEDEY, from the coding sequence ATGTACTGGACACTAGAATTAGCTTCGCACCTGGAAGATGCTCCATGGCCTGCAACCAAAGATGAATTGATTGATTACGCTATCCGTTCAGGAGCACCGGTTGAGGTGATTGAGAACTTACAGGCATTGGAAGATGATGGCGAACCTTACGAAACAATCGAAGAGGTTTGGCCTGATTATCCAACAAAAGACGACTTCTTATTCAACGAAGATGAATATTAA
- a CDS encoding cob(I)yrinic acid a,c-diamide adenosyltransferase: protein MKVYTKTGDKGTTALIGGTRVAKHHLRIDSYGTVDELNSYIGLIRDQQIDEQYKTILKEIQDRLFTVGASLASDPQKSKMTIPDLHESDIELLEKEMDKMNDELPPLRHFVLPGGHTTVSFCHLGRTVCRRAERLVVELAGDGTVNGLVIKYLNRLSDYLFILGRKLAKDLSAEEYIWVPRV from the coding sequence ATGAAAGTATATACTAAAACCGGCGATAAAGGCACTACAGCATTAATAGGAGGAACACGTGTAGCAAAGCACCACCTTAGAATTGATTCTTATGGCACTGTAGACGAATTAAACTCTTACATCGGGCTTATCCGCGATCAGCAAATAGATGAACAGTATAAAACGATATTAAAGGAAATACAAGATCGTTTGTTTACGGTTGGCGCATCATTGGCATCAGATCCACAAAAGTCAAAGATGACTATTCCAGATCTTCATGAAAGTGATATTGAGCTCCTGGAGAAAGAAATGGATAAAATGAACGATGAATTACCCCCATTGCGCCATTTTGTGTTGCCTGGTGGACATACAACTGTGTCATTTTGCCATTTAGGCAGAACTGTTTGTCGCAGAGCCGAACGTTTGGTGGTTGAATTGGCAGGAGATGGGACTGTTAATGGGTTGGTCATTAAATATTTAAATCGATTGTCTGATTATTTATTTATTTTAGGTAGAAAACTGGCAAAAGATTTGAGTGCAGAAGAATATATTTGGGTACCGAGAGTTTAA
- a CDS encoding ABC transporter ATP-binding protein, giving the protein MSALISITDIGKKYVIGSEVIHALNSVTLTINKGEFVALMGPSGSGKSTLMNILGCLDTPTKGTYILNGTDVSRMTDDDLAEVRNKEIGFVFQTFNLLPRSSSLDNVALPLVYAGVKKEQRDERARKALEGVGLGNRVDHKPNELSGGQRQRVAVARALVNNPSIILADEPTGNLDTKTSIEIMGLMEEIHKKGNTIILVTHEEDIAQHAHRIIRLRDGLIEDDYLNTNIRSALKEAEML; this is encoded by the coding sequence ATGTCGGCTTTAATTTCAATTACGGATATCGGTAAGAAATATGTGATCGGTTCAGAGGTCATACATGCTTTGAACTCGGTTACGTTAACCATTAATAAAGGAGAATTTGTGGCGTTGATGGGTCCTTCCGGATCGGGGAAATCAACGTTAATGAATATTTTGGGCTGTTTAGATACTCCAACAAAAGGTACTTATATTTTAAATGGTACAGATGTAAGTCGCATGACTGATGATGATCTGGCCGAAGTAAGAAATAAAGAGATCGGTTTCGTATTTCAAACCTTCAACTTATTACCTCGTTCATCTTCACTAGACAATGTTGCACTCCCATTAGTATATGCAGGAGTTAAAAAAGAACAACGTGATGAACGGGCGCGCAAAGCTTTAGAAGGAGTGGGGTTAGGTAATCGAGTAGACCATAAGCCTAACGAATTATCGGGTGGTCAGCGCCAAAGGGTTGCTGTAGCCAGAGCGCTGGTTAACAATCCATCCATTATTTTAGCCGATGAGCCTACTGGTAACCTTGATACCAAAACTTCAATTGAAATAATGGGACTTATGGAAGAGATCCATAAAAAAGGAAATACCATTATTTTGGTAACACACGAAGAAGATATTGCTCAACATGCACATCGTATCATCCGTTTGCGCGATGGTTTGATTGAAGATGACTACCTGAATACCAATATCCGCAGCGCATTAAAAGAAGCAGAAATGCTTTAA
- the gatC gene encoding Asp-tRNA(Asn)/Glu-tRNA(Gln) amidotransferase subunit GatC, which translates to MKIDKNVVEKIAHLARLDVENVDESVADMNKILTFMEKLNELDTENVEPLVYLTDEVNAFRPDVVKQEITHTEALKNAPDADENFFKVAKVIEQ; encoded by the coding sequence ATGAAGATCGACAAAAACGTAGTAGAAAAGATAGCGCACTTAGCCCGGTTAGACGTTGAAAATGTGGACGAAAGTGTGGCCGACATGAACAAGATCCTTACGTTTATGGAGAAACTGAACGAATTGGATACCGAAAATGTTGAGCCTTTAGTGTATTTAACAGATGAAGTGAATGCATTTAGACCGGATGTGGTAAAACAGGAAATTACGCATACGGAAGCATTGAAAAATGCGCCTGATGCGGATGAAAATTTCTTTAAAGTGGCAAAGGTAATTGAGCAATAA
- a CDS encoding lysophospholipid acyltransferase family protein, which yields MSLTVLVYYFLYPIFYYTSRKPKRYRVLNFFRKINAAVPLLLSGMLWRIHAEHTLTKDGVYVYCPNHTSFLDSPLLLILCNGNHHFIGKEELLKVPVLKLFFKTIDITVKRESKLSSYRAFKRASENIENGMSLVIFPEGGILERYPPQLHHFKNGAFRLAIEKQVPVIPITLANVWELFFDDGKLYGSRPGVIDIFVHKPIETIGLTPDDDEMLKNQVYHVINGKIKDYEDRQKRSRKDSALSPVRR from the coding sequence TTGTCGCTCACAGTACTCGTATATTATTTTCTGTATCCCATATTTTATTATACATCCAGAAAACCTAAACGATACCGTGTACTTAACTTTTTCAGAAAGATAAATGCAGCTGTTCCATTATTGTTAAGTGGAATGTTATGGCGTATACATGCTGAGCATACACTAACGAAAGATGGAGTGTATGTTTATTGTCCTAACCACACATCCTTTTTAGATAGTCCGTTATTACTGATTTTATGTAATGGCAATCATCATTTTATTGGAAAGGAAGAACTGCTAAAAGTTCCTGTGCTAAAACTGTTTTTTAAGACGATTGATATTACTGTAAAGAGGGAAAGCAAGCTTTCGTCGTACAGGGCATTTAAAAGGGCGTCAGAAAACATTGAAAATGGGATGAGTTTGGTTATTTTTCCGGAAGGAGGAATATTAGAACGATACCCGCCGCAATTGCATCATTTTAAAAACGGAGCCTTCCGATTGGCAATTGAAAAGCAGGTTCCTGTTATTCCGATTACACTAGCGAATGTTTGGGAACTTTTTTTTGATGATGGCAAACTCTATGGTTCTCGTCCGGGTGTAATTGATATATTTGTACACAAACCCATTGAAACAATCGGACTTACACCAGATGATGACGAAATGTTGAAAAATCAGGTGTACCATGTAATCAATGGTAAAATTAAAGATTATGAAGATCGACAAAAACGTAGTAGAAAAGATAGCGCACTTAGCCCGGTTAGACGTTGA
- the trpS gene encoding tryptophan--tRNA ligase, producing METVVSGIRSTGNLHLGNYFGAVKNFVQMQNEYNCFFFIADYHSLTTHPNPANLHGSVRQVMVEYLAAGIDPEKSTIYIQSDVPEVTELYLLLNMNAYLGELQRATSFKDKVRANPDNVNAGLLTYPTLMAADILIHRATKVPVGKDQEQHLEMTRTFGNRFNKMYGQDYFPESFAFNFGSKLIKVPGLDGKGKMGKSEGEGNAIFLADKPDVIRKKVMRALTDSGPAEPNAKKPDYIQNLFDLMKLVSTKETVKHFDDAWKDCTIRYGDLKKQLGEDMVTFLTPVREKIEDIAANESYLRQVARHGAAKARESAQKTIQDVREIIGIKRF from the coding sequence ATGGAAACAGTAGTTAGCGGTATACGTTCTACCGGAAATTTACATTTAGGAAATTATTTTGGTGCAGTTAAAAATTTCGTTCAAATGCAGAACGAGTATAACTGCTTCTTTTTTATAGCTGATTATCACTCATTAACAACACATCCAAATCCAGCTAACCTTCATGGAAGCGTTCGTCAGGTAATGGTTGAGTATTTAGCAGCCGGTATTGATCCGGAAAAAAGTACTATTTACATCCAATCGGATGTACCTGAGGTTACTGAACTTTACTTATTGTTAAATATGAATGCTTATTTGGGTGAGCTGCAACGAGCAACTTCATTCAAAGATAAAGTACGTGCCAATCCGGATAACGTAAACGCAGGATTATTGACCTACCCTACCTTAATGGCGGCAGATATTTTAATTCATCGTGCTACTAAAGTACCTGTAGGTAAAGACCAGGAACAGCACCTTGAAATGACCCGTACATTCGGTAACCGTTTTAACAAAATGTATGGTCAGGATTATTTCCCTGAATCTTTTGCATTTAACTTCGGTTCAAAATTAATCAAAGTTCCAGGCTTAGATGGTAAGGGTAAAATGGGTAAATCTGAAGGAGAAGGAAATGCTATTTTCTTAGCAGATAAGCCAGATGTGATCCGTAAAAAGGTAATGCGTGCACTAACAGACAGTGGACCGGCAGAACCAAATGCTAAAAAGCCTGATTACATACAAAATCTGTTTGATTTGATGAAATTGGTATCAACCAAAGAAACCGTTAAACATTTTGATGATGCATGGAAAGATTGCACCATTCGTTATGGAGATTTGAAAAAACAATTGGGAGAAGATATGGTAACGTTCCTTACTCCTGTGCGTGAAAAAATTGAAGATATTGCTGCAAACGAAAGCTATTTACGTCAAGTTGCTCGCCATGGTGCAGCTAAAGCACGTGAAAGTGCTCAAAAGACAATTCAGGATGTTAGAGAAATTATTGGTATTAAACGATTTTAA
- a CDS encoding deoxynucleoside kinase, with the protein MHIAIVGNIGAGKTTLAELLAKHYNCEALFETVDDNPYLEDFYNDMKRWSFNLQIYFLNSRFNQILDIDRNKRFVVQDRTIYEDAYIFADNLHDMSLMTARDYENYLAIFDSIKQFIKPPDLLIYLRASVPTLVSNIQRRGRQYEAGIRLDYLSSLNEKYEKWIGGYNEGKLMIVDKDKMDFTNNPEDLGQIINNIEKEFHGLFKF; encoded by the coding sequence ATGCATATTGCGATCGTAGGAAATATTGGAGCGGGTAAAACCACGTTAGCTGAATTGTTGGCAAAGCACTACAATTGCGAAGCACTTTTTGAAACAGTGGATGACAATCCTTATCTGGAAGATTTTTACAACGACATGAAACGTTGGTCGTTTAACCTCCAGATCTATTTTTTAAATAGTCGTTTTAATCAAATTTTAGATATTGACCGTAATAAACGATTTGTTGTTCAGGATCGTACGATCTATGAGGATGCTTATATTTTTGCAGACAACTTGCATGATATGAGCCTGATGACGGCTCGTGATTACGAAAATTACCTGGCAATTTTTGATTCGATCAAACAATTTATCAAACCGCCTGACTTGTTGATTTACCTCAGAGCTTCGGTGCCTACTTTGGTTAGCAACATTCAACGTCGTGGCCGCCAATACGAGGCAGGTATCCGCTTAGATTATCTGAGCAGTTTAAATGAGAAATACGAAAAATGGATCGGTGGATACAACGAAGGTAAATTAATGATTGTCGATAAAGACAAAATGGATTTCACTAATAATCCTGAAGATCTGGGACAGATCATTAATAATATCGAAAAAGAGTTTCACGGGTTGTTTAAGTTTTAA